One window of the Natronomonas marina genome contains the following:
- a CDS encoding ABC transporter ATP-binding protein, producing the protein MASSTEPVLRAVDLGVRRGDRRVLDDLSFSIPPGERALIRGESGAGKTTLFEVLGLLLPPTDGSLYVDDTDAASLSERERSRLRRETVGVVFQEFQLVPDLTAWENAALPGNHDGSPDEAWLETLFEWLDIADRRDQYPATLSGGEKQRVAIARALVNRPDVVLADEPTGQLDPDTAESVLELLFELQADTDTALVVVSHDSGLESQFERRYELTGGELQTD; encoded by the coding sequence ATGGCCAGTAGCACGGAGCCGGTCCTGCGGGCGGTCGACCTCGGCGTCCGGCGCGGCGACCGGCGCGTCCTCGACGACCTCTCCTTCTCGATTCCCCCGGGCGAGCGCGCCCTCATCCGGGGCGAGAGCGGCGCGGGCAAGACGACGCTGTTCGAGGTGCTGGGGCTGCTGTTGCCCCCGACCGACGGCTCGCTGTACGTCGACGACACCGACGCCGCCTCGCTGTCCGAGCGGGAACGGTCGCGGCTCCGGCGCGAGACGGTCGGCGTCGTCTTCCAGGAGTTCCAGCTGGTCCCGGACCTGACGGCCTGGGAGAACGCCGCGCTGCCGGGCAACCACGACGGCAGTCCCGACGAGGCGTGGCTGGAGACGCTGTTCGAGTGGCTCGACATCGCCGACCGCCGCGACCAGTACCCGGCGACGCTGAGCGGCGGCGAGAAGCAGCGCGTCGCCATCGCACGCGCCCTGGTCAACCGGCCCGACGTCGTGCTGGCCGACGAGCCGACCGGGCAACTCGACCCCGACACCGCCGAGAGCGTCCTCGAGTTGCTCTTCGAGTTGCAGGCCGATACCGACACCGCGCTGGTGGTCGTGAGCCACGACAGCGGCCTCGAAAGCCAGTTCGAACGGCGGTACGAGCTCACCGGCGGGGAGCTGCAGACCGACTGA
- a CDS encoding ABC transporter ATP-binding protein — MSNAESERVTSSDGDRSDSEVVVACDDVTRVYGGNGGWFGSDDAHGVEALSGVSLSVSPGEFLGLTGASGSGKTTLLHLLAALDTPTTGTVRLLGSDTSAMSSRRRAALRLEHVGIVFQRFHLLPSLSARANVALPLVERGVGKRARRERATELLERVGLGDRLTHRPNQLSGGEKQRVAIARGLVNEPTLLVADEPTGELDTATGDSILELLSELADDRAVVVASHDPRVVESASRQVRLRDGVVVDA, encoded by the coding sequence ATGAGCAACGCCGAGTCCGAACGCGTCACGTCGTCCGATGGCGACCGTTCCGACTCGGAGGTCGTCGTCGCCTGCGACGACGTAACCCGAGTGTACGGTGGCAACGGCGGCTGGTTCGGCTCCGACGACGCCCACGGCGTCGAGGCGCTGTCGGGCGTCTCGCTTTCGGTCTCCCCCGGCGAGTTCCTCGGGCTGACGGGTGCCAGCGGCAGCGGCAAGACGACGCTTCTGCACCTGCTGGCTGCGCTGGACACGCCGACGACGGGGACCGTCCGGCTACTGGGCTCGGACACGTCGGCGATGTCCTCGCGGCGCCGCGCCGCGCTCCGCCTCGAGCACGTCGGCATCGTCTTCCAGCGGTTCCACCTGCTGCCGTCGCTGTCGGCGCGGGCGAACGTGGCGCTGCCGCTCGTCGAGCGCGGCGTCGGCAAGCGGGCCAGACGCGAGCGGGCGACGGAACTGCTCGAGCGGGTCGGTCTCGGCGACCGGCTCACCCACCGGCCGAACCAGTTGAGCGGCGGCGAGAAACAGCGCGTCGCCATCGCACGGGGGCTCGTCAACGAACCGACGCTTCTGGTCGCCGACGAGCCGACGGGCGAACTCGACACGGCGACGGGCGATTCGATCCTCGAGTTGCTCTCGGAACTGGCCGACGACCGGGCGGTCGTCGTCGCCAGCCACGACCCCCGCGTCGTCGAGTCTGCCTCCCGGCAGGTCCGCCTCCGGGACGGAGTGGTCGTCGATGCGTGA
- a CDS encoding DUF7342 family protein has translation MTDHTGPDEFDDINERVGAEWKAETTPYERVREVISRSYDPVTAATVADAARTSPKTARKHLDALDESGFATTGTGENGATTYRRSPESLVVEQAADIREHVSTDELVARVSEMRERISDFQTEYGVESPEELLVDRTNETLSEAATTHEDIDAETIREWQTTRRNLAFANAALSIANAERFVGDDPRPNGSTLAQ, from the coding sequence ATGACCGATCACACCGGCCCCGATGAGTTCGACGATATCAACGAGAGGGTTGGCGCGGAGTGGAAAGCGGAGACCACTCCGTACGAACGCGTCCGTGAAGTCATCAGTCGTTCCTACGACCCGGTCACCGCGGCCACCGTCGCCGACGCTGCCCGCACCTCGCCGAAGACAGCACGAAAGCATCTCGACGCCCTCGATGAATCGGGGTTCGCCACTACCGGTACGGGCGAGAACGGTGCCACGACCTACCGGCGGTCACCCGAGTCGCTCGTCGTCGAGCAGGCCGCGGATATTCGGGAACACGTCTCGACCGATGAGTTAGTAGCCCGCGTCTCGGAAATGCGTGAGCGCATCAGCGACTTCCAGACCGAATACGGCGTCGAATCGCCGGAAGAGCTGCTCGTCGACCGGACGAACGAAACCCTCTCCGAGGCGGCCACAACCCACGAAGATATCGATGCCGAGACGATACGGGAGTGGCAGACGACACGGCGCAACCTGGCGTTCGCCAACGCTGCGCTTTCGATCGCCAATGCCGAACGGTTCGTCGGCGACGACCCCCGACCGAATGGAAGCACGCTCGCCCAGTAA
- a CDS encoding sodium/phosphate symporter — MSDRRSYLLVGLAVFAVAAAMRTIPLYWSPLPHVLDGFAVASFARETVASGHLPISPALRADFPTITTLTASTAIIIGERPLHTIQPMMSVVGATIPLLAMAFTRRLGQDLGWPSRKIRTAVLACGLLLAVQGLFLRHTSIPDPEPLGQLFALIAIVSMHRLLVRRGTVRWGVLLVMLLLLFPIVHKFSTFNAALVLTALVGAEFARRPSRRTAVIGSSLVGGFWMLFAGYYELVEQLGILGVAYVSRVSSHPGLFVGWVVVLIVGVVWYQVISTRLRRALFFLPFGALFVLVAVNVVRPVFPGTIQSPPTILFLVSFLFVPVVFAGYGLFALSRRYETATLVTALLGGPLVVIYFSLTASLTPEFFATAIRGQAFLHVPAFVLVGLATASVAWRARGVTGRRGVRAALVGVLAVSTLLTAPLAFVALDTLDYPGTTPESEFEAVGHVATYVDGRWTTDHGPGRVGGTIFDYGAALGPTRTWLRGGPPPGCPMLSFDGWVTNGANFWPAAPEQTNRARYETTLAERNVVYTSNGWESIALSVPASDDRPAC, encoded by the coding sequence GTGAGTGACCGCCGGTCGTACCTGCTGGTCGGTCTCGCCGTCTTCGCCGTCGCCGCGGCCATGCGGACGATCCCGCTGTACTGGAGCCCGCTGCCGCACGTTCTGGACGGGTTCGCAGTGGCCAGTTTCGCCAGGGAGACGGTCGCCTCCGGCCACCTGCCGATTTCGCCGGCGCTGCGTGCCGACTTTCCGACTATTACAACGCTGACAGCCTCGACAGCGATAATAATCGGCGAGCGACCACTCCATACCATCCAGCCGATGATGTCCGTCGTGGGTGCGACCATCCCGCTCCTTGCAATGGCGTTCACCCGCCGTCTGGGTCAGGACCTGGGGTGGCCCTCGCGAAAGATCCGGACCGCGGTGCTGGCCTGTGGGCTCCTGCTCGCCGTCCAGGGGCTCTTCCTCCGGCACACCTCGATTCCGGACCCCGAACCGCTGGGACAGCTGTTCGCGCTCATCGCAATCGTCTCGATGCACCGGTTGCTCGTGCGACGGGGGACGGTTCGGTGGGGTGTGCTGTTGGTGATGCTCCTGCTGCTCTTCCCGATTGTCCACAAGTTCAGCACTTTCAACGCGGCGCTGGTGTTGACGGCGCTCGTCGGCGCCGAATTCGCTCGCCGACCGAGTCGGCGGACCGCGGTAATCGGTAGCAGTCTCGTCGGCGGCTTCTGGATGCTTTTCGCTGGCTACTACGAACTCGTCGAGCAACTCGGTATTCTCGGCGTCGCGTACGTGAGTCGCGTCAGCAGCCACCCGGGCCTGTTCGTCGGGTGGGTCGTCGTCCTGATCGTCGGCGTCGTGTGGTATCAGGTCATTTCGACGCGTCTACGCCGGGCGCTGTTCTTCCTGCCGTTCGGTGCTCTGTTCGTTCTTGTCGCCGTCAACGTGGTCCGGCCGGTCTTTCCGGGGACGATTCAGTCGCCGCCGACCATCCTGTTTCTCGTGTCCTTCCTGTTCGTGCCGGTCGTCTTCGCCGGCTACGGGCTGTTCGCGCTGTCGCGCCGCTACGAGACGGCGACTCTCGTGACTGCACTCCTCGGCGGGCCGCTGGTCGTCATCTACTTCTCGTTGACGGCTAGCCTAACGCCGGAGTTCTTCGCCACCGCCATCCGGGGACAGGCCTTCCTTCACGTTCCCGCGTTCGTCCTCGTCGGACTGGCGACCGCCAGCGTCGCGTGGCGGGCCCGTGGTGTGACAGGCCGTCGCGGCGTGCGCGCGGCGCTCGTCGGTGTGCTTGCCGTCAGCACGCTCCTGACCGCGCCGCTGGCGTTCGTCGCGCTGGACACGCTCGACTATCCGGGGACGACCCCGGAGTCCGAGTTCGAGGCGGTCGGGCACGTCGCCACCTACGTCGACGGCCGGTGGACGACCGACCACGGCCCGGGCCGCGTCGGAGGCACCATCTTCGATTACGGTGCGGCACTGGGCCCAACCCGGACGTGGCTCCGAGGCGGCCCGCCGCCCGGCTGTCCGATGCTGTCCTTCGACGGGTGGGTCACCAACGGTGCGAACTTCTGGCCCGCCGCGCCGGAGCAGACGAATCGAGCGAGGTACGAGACGACCCTCGCCGAACGGAACGTCGTCTACACGTCGAACGGGTGGGAGTCGATCGCACTGTCGGTTCCCGCCTCGGACGACCGGCCAGCGTGCTGA
- a CDS encoding metal-dependent hydrolase: MPDVLTHVLVGYVVGSLLAARYDRVGPAAVTLVMAGALSPDFVKIKLLVPSPYVEAALGVPFSWAPLHAVGGTVVVALGSGLLVARQHRRLTVGLVALGAATHLFLDGLLVKPSGYAGQFLLPVSTYRAPAGMLYLSSDRWPTAVAAAVAAVVWAWTRYRTRWNRAD; this comes from the coding sequence ATGCCTGACGTCCTGACCCACGTCCTGGTCGGCTATGTCGTCGGCTCGCTCTTGGCCGCCCGCTACGACCGGGTCGGTCCCGCAGCCGTCACGCTGGTGATGGCCGGCGCGCTGTCGCCCGATTTCGTGAAGATAAAGCTCCTCGTGCCGTCGCCCTACGTCGAGGCCGCACTCGGGGTTCCCTTCTCGTGGGCGCCGCTGCACGCCGTCGGTGGGACCGTCGTGGTCGCGCTGGGGTCGGGACTGCTCGTCGCCCGCCAGCACCGTCGGCTGACGGTCGGCCTCGTGGCGCTGGGGGCGGCGACGCACCTGTTTCTGGACGGCCTGCTCGTCAAGCCTAGCGGCTACGCCGGCCAGTTCCTCCTGCCCGTCTCGACGTACCGGGCGCCGGCCGGCATGCTCTACCTGAGCAGCGACCGCTGGCCCACGGCCGTTGCCGCGGCGGTTGCGGCCGTCGTGTGGGCCTGGACGCGGTATCGAACGCGATGGAATCGGGCGGACTAA
- a CDS encoding ABC transporter permease: MREGTRRARWRGLVGLAVARLRGRLTTGERYRTWLCVAGIAVPVALLLVVTSVSIGLATGPATSADGVDYWILPESNASSAVTDVGGARFADTHTTARKLQSREDVAYASPMLMELVEVEAEGGTTEYVLAVGVVPAEGYGSVTPVSSVQLSPGDPYYAGGDYDGEWTGSMVLSEAAAETLGVGNGATVSPRTTNRSFGVVGISPPKQAGISQFPIAVVRLSELQAVVGAEDSDAADQIVVSAPTATADTRAAIAATYPNAEVQTESGLLAQRAIDQQLPLAMAASALILALITGTLLVGTTFGFEIAASSQQRSVMAAIGVSGRSRAALVGIETLLLAVVGGYLALVVWTGGSLLANEIARRRFGTPVAVFEPWLLAVGMTVSILIGLLSVPYLLFIGRRSTDEVSFG; the protein is encoded by the coding sequence ATGCGTGAGGGAACGCGACGGGCCCGCTGGCGGGGACTGGTCGGGCTGGCGGTCGCGCGGCTCCGGGGCCGGCTGACGACCGGCGAACGCTACCGGACCTGGCTCTGTGTCGCCGGCATCGCCGTTCCGGTCGCGCTGTTGCTCGTGGTGACGAGCGTGAGCATCGGTCTGGCGACCGGCCCGGCCACGAGCGCCGACGGCGTCGACTACTGGATACTTCCCGAGTCGAACGCCTCCAGCGCGGTCACGGACGTCGGCGGCGCCCGCTTCGCCGACACCCACACCACCGCCCGGAAACTCCAGTCCCGCGAGGACGTCGCGTACGCCTCGCCGATGTTGATGGAACTCGTCGAGGTCGAGGCCGAAGGCGGGACCACGGAGTACGTGCTCGCGGTCGGCGTCGTCCCGGCCGAGGGGTACGGCTCGGTGACGCCGGTGTCGTCCGTCCAGTTGTCGCCGGGCGATCCCTACTACGCGGGCGGCGACTACGACGGCGAGTGGACGGGCAGCATGGTGCTGTCGGAGGCGGCCGCCGAGACGCTCGGGGTCGGCAACGGCGCCACCGTCTCGCCGCGGACGACGAACCGGAGTTTCGGCGTCGTCGGCATCTCGCCCCCGAAGCAGGCCGGCATCAGCCAGTTCCCCATCGCGGTCGTCCGGTTGAGCGAACTCCAGGCGGTCGTCGGCGCCGAGGACAGCGACGCCGCCGACCAGATCGTCGTCTCGGCGCCGACCGCGACCGCCGACACCAGAGCGGCGATAGCGGCCACCTACCCGAACGCCGAGGTGCAGACCGAGAGCGGACTCCTGGCCCAGCGAGCCATCGACCAGCAGTTGCCGCTGGCGATGGCGGCCTCGGCGCTCATCCTGGCGCTGATCACCGGGACGCTTTTGGTCGGGACGACCTTCGGGTTCGAGATCGCCGCCAGCAGCCAGCAACGGTCCGTCATGGCGGCCATCGGCGTCTCCGGACGAAGCCGGGCGGCACTCGTCGGCATCGAGACGCTGCTCCTGGCCGTCGTGGGCGGCTATCTCGCCCTGGTCGTCTGGACAGGCGGGTCGCTTTTGGCCAACGAGATTGCCCGACGGCGGTTCGGGACCCCCGTGGCCGTCTTCGAGCCGTGGCTGCTGGCCGTCGGAATGACCGTCTCGATCCTCATCGGCCTGCTGTCGGTACCGTACCTCCTCTTTATCGGCCGGCGGTCGACCGACGAGGTGAGCTTCGGATGA
- a CDS encoding WD40/YVTN/BNR-like repeat-containing protein, which yields MTLFVGSVDGVWRIDDEGSEGDRMLAAGAGPLTVWRVKRADGTVYAACEAGLFRSADGGHTWEDLDVPATPVFSVAVSPDGRVYAGTHPPRVYVSDGKGWTECEALQDQPSRADWDSPVHDEGQVRHLDLPPNVPDRVVAGVERGGVHVGDDGGETWTERREGVWDDIHHLHRVDASTYYASTGTGLYRTDDTGRSWTRLDDGLERSYFREAFVHEGTLYAGATMGPSTTWRGPDGAEGALFESADRGETFESVAYPGQGTEAVLAWASDGTRVYAGTDRGRVLVRDDGEWRRWASVPAGIRSLVWV from the coding sequence ATGACACTGTTCGTCGGGTCGGTCGACGGCGTCTGGCGCATCGACGACGAAGGGAGCGAAGGGGACCGGATGCTCGCGGCCGGGGCCGGGCCGCTGACGGTCTGGCGCGTGAAGCGCGCCGACGGGACCGTCTACGCGGCGTGCGAGGCCGGGCTGTTCCGCTCCGCCGACGGCGGCCACACCTGGGAGGACCTGGACGTGCCCGCGACTCCCGTCTTCTCGGTGGCCGTCTCGCCCGACGGTCGGGTGTACGCCGGCACGCACCCGCCGAGGGTGTACGTCTCCGACGGAAAGGGCTGGACCGAGTGCGAGGCGCTCCAGGACCAGCCCTCGCGGGCCGACTGGGACAGCCCCGTCCACGACGAGGGGCAGGTTCGCCACCTCGACCTCCCGCCGAACGTGCCCGACCGGGTGGTCGCGGGCGTCGAGCGGGGCGGCGTCCACGTCGGCGACGACGGCGGCGAGACCTGGACCGAGCGCCGCGAGGGCGTCTGGGACGACATCCACCACCTCCACCGCGTCGACGCGAGCACCTACTACGCGTCGACGGGAACGGGACTGTACCGGACGGACGACACCGGACGCTCGTGGACGCGACTCGACGACGGCCTCGAACGGTCGTACTTCCGGGAGGCGTTCGTCCACGAGGGAACCCTCTACGCGGGCGCGACGATGGGCCCCTCGACGACGTGGCGTGGCCCGGACGGGGCCGAGGGAGCGCTGTTCGAGTCGGCGGACCGCGGCGAGACGTTCGAGTCGGTCGCCTACCCCGGACAGGGGACCGAGGCCGTCCTCGCGTGGGCGAGCGACGGGACGCGCGTGTACGCGGGCACCGACCGCGGGCGAGTGCTCGTCCGCGACGACGGAGAGTGGCGACGGTGGGCGAGCGTGCCGGCCGGCATCCGCTCGCTCGTCTGGGTCTGA
- a CDS encoding FtsX-like permease family protein, giving the protein MPVSYRRTLLFRWSRQDRLAVLVVAVTVAFLVGTVLFVFAAGSQTAAIAAELDSPGSATYYGSAGAAETAADGEDVVLPVAAVTDPDGDRTYAVGVPPDTDRTFGERRLVGDGPTRGSLEAPATHRLDGETTVSVDVEPRSGSILAPDWYAVGPATVEELGTTGAFVVDAEAGTGGETPLRGVLRFFTTGTQQMLGIVGLIAIAGGLLVAITAYSTTRMTVADRREDIRVVRATGGTPRTVLWLFALRAGLVGAVGVALGYALGVIATNAAVNVAVAVGLPTSLSVAITREIAAFLGALVVAMVVVAVLGGLLAARRAAVVPPARVVARDAGDDGLLPLRVLDARALVPTAATLTAFLLVSSVFVGAAAVVAPLATTDQATISQPGAGHPVASQVPAGYVEGLEERDIDASGEILLFGVRNGRPLPMRGVDYEDFASISGAEMVEGRAPTAPDEAVVGTKLGGNLEVGDTVTVGGSTRSAVTRIHVVGRFEADGADGAALLVSHRTARHLSNVGSGEVNVVRASRLPKTSEEGIVVTRLSTVEEPVAGQPTVVEITLSNTNPAAANETVAVRFAGQRRSFSVDLGAGGTATRRIEFGPVSPGSYDLAAGETRKRVRVQRPDQLAIRGLPAEAPPGSRPLVEVVDARGSPGANVSVRVGDTERRTTDDGTVRIPLNGTGSREVVAGDGETAARATVSVRAGVSKRPTATLELSPDDPDVLVRPVASLEVRNPWTEPLGAEVTVRGPTGETARRLELAPSERRTVTRRLDRRPPGTYDVTATVDGRAVGNLSYRVSGDDRISAALATSGREGSSPLGEAIEVAFGDLQLVAVALVGLAAAMTVGATTATFAATVRARRQVLGVYRASGAPPARIFRLVVDDALRVGVVATVFASVLAGVGLVGLDRAGVLTVFGVRLLPAIDPLVAVGVAATALAVVAVSATLATVAIVRASPAALLRDRSGSESGGAVRE; this is encoded by the coding sequence GTGCCGGTGAGCTACCGCCGGACGCTCCTCTTTCGGTGGTCCCGCCAGGACCGGCTTGCGGTGCTCGTCGTCGCCGTCACCGTCGCCTTCCTCGTGGGGACGGTGCTCTTCGTCTTCGCCGCGGGCAGCCAGACGGCCGCCATCGCGGCCGAACTCGACTCGCCGGGGAGTGCGACCTACTACGGGTCGGCGGGGGCCGCCGAGACCGCCGCCGACGGCGAGGACGTCGTGCTCCCGGTTGCAGCGGTGACCGACCCGGACGGCGACCGGACCTACGCGGTCGGCGTCCCGCCCGACACCGACCGGACGTTCGGCGAGCGGCGCCTCGTCGGCGACGGGCCGACCCGGGGGAGCCTCGAGGCTCCTGCCACGCACCGACTCGACGGCGAGACGACGGTCTCGGTCGACGTCGAACCACGGAGCGGGTCCATCCTGGCACCCGACTGGTACGCGGTCGGGCCGGCGACGGTCGAGGAACTCGGGACCACGGGCGCGTTCGTCGTCGACGCCGAGGCCGGCACCGGCGGCGAGACGCCGCTTCGGGGCGTGCTGCGCTTCTTCACGACCGGGACCCAGCAGATGCTCGGCATCGTCGGCCTCATCGCGATCGCCGGCGGCCTGCTCGTCGCCATCACGGCCTACAGCACGACCCGGATGACGGTCGCGGACCGCCGCGAGGACATCCGGGTCGTCCGGGCGACCGGCGGGACGCCGCGGACGGTGCTGTGGCTGTTCGCGCTCCGGGCCGGTCTCGTCGGTGCCGTCGGCGTCGCCCTGGGGTACGCTCTCGGCGTCATCGCGACCAACGCGGCCGTCAACGTCGCCGTCGCGGTCGGCCTGCCCACCTCGCTGTCGGTCGCCATCACCCGCGAGATAGCCGCCTTCCTCGGCGCGCTCGTGGTTGCGATGGTCGTCGTCGCGGTGCTGGGCGGTCTCCTGGCGGCCCGCCGTGCCGCGGTCGTCCCGCCGGCCCGCGTCGTCGCCCGGGACGCCGGCGACGACGGTCTCCTGCCGCTTCGCGTCCTCGATGCCCGGGCGCTGGTCCCGACGGCCGCCACCCTGACGGCCTTCCTTCTCGTCTCGTCGGTGTTCGTCGGCGCTGCCGCCGTCGTCGCGCCGCTGGCCACGACCGACCAGGCGACCATCTCCCAGCCCGGCGCCGGCCATCCGGTCGCCAGTCAGGTGCCCGCCGGCTACGTCGAGGGCCTCGAGGAGCGGGACATCGACGCCAGCGGCGAGATACTGCTGTTCGGCGTCCGGAACGGCCGGCCGCTCCCGATGCGCGGCGTCGACTACGAGGACTTCGCGTCCATCTCGGGGGCGGAAATGGTCGAGGGGCGGGCGCCGACCGCACCCGACGAGGCCGTCGTCGGGACGAAACTCGGCGGCAACCTCGAGGTGGGCGACACCGTCACGGTCGGCGGCAGCACCCGCTCGGCGGTGACCCGAATCCACGTCGTCGGGCGCTTCGAGGCCGACGGCGCCGACGGCGCGGCCCTGCTCGTCTCCCACCGGACGGCCCGACACCTCTCGAACGTCGGGTCCGGCGAGGTGAACGTCGTCCGCGCCTCGCGGCTGCCGAAGACGAGCGAGGAGGGCATCGTCGTCACGCGGCTCTCGACCGTCGAGGAACCGGTCGCCGGCCAGCCGACGGTGGTCGAGATAACGCTGTCGAACACGAACCCCGCGGCGGCGAACGAGACAGTCGCGGTTCGGTTCGCCGGCCAGCGGCGGTCGTTTTCGGTCGACCTCGGGGCCGGCGGCACCGCCACCAGACGGATCGAGTTCGGACCCGTCTCGCCCGGCAGCTACGACCTCGCGGCCGGCGAGACCCGCAAGCGGGTCCGCGTCCAGCGGCCCGACCAGCTAGCGATACGGGGACTGCCGGCCGAGGCGCCGCCGGGGTCGCGCCCGCTCGTCGAGGTGGTCGACGCCCGCGGGTCGCCGGGGGCCAACGTTTCGGTCCGAGTCGGCGACACCGAGCGACGAACCACCGACGACGGGACGGTCCGAATCCCGCTGAACGGGACGGGCAGCCGGGAAGTGGTCGCCGGCGACGGCGAGACGGCCGCGCGGGCGACCGTGAGCGTCCGGGCGGGCGTTTCGAAGCGGCCGACGGCGACCCTGGAGCTGTCACCGGACGACCCCGACGTGCTGGTCCGGCCGGTGGCCAGTCTGGAGGTGCGGAACCCCTGGACCGAACCGCTCGGGGCCGAGGTGACGGTCCGCGGGCCGACCGGCGAGACGGCGCGACGGCTGGAGCTTGCGCCCAGCGAGCGTCGGACGGTCACCCGGCGGCTCGACCGGCGACCGCCCGGAACGTACGACGTGACCGCGACGGTGGACGGGCGAGCGGTCGGGAACCTCTCCTACCGGGTGAGCGGCGACGACCGGATTTCGGCCGCGCTAGCCACGAGCGGCCGCGAGGGGTCCTCGCCGCTCGGGGAGGCCATCGAGGTGGCCTTCGGCGACCTGCAACTGGTCGCCGTCGCCCTGGTCGGCCTCGCGGCGGCGATGACCGTCGGCGCGACGACGGCGACGTTCGCGGCGACGGTGCGGGCCCGCCGGCAGGTGCTGGGCGTCTACCGCGCCTCGGGCGCGCCGCCGGCCCGGATATTCCGGCTGGTCGTCGACGACGCGCTCCGGGTGGGCGTCGTGGCGACGGTTTTCGCGTCCGTGCTGGCGGGGGTCGGACTCGTCGGGCTCGACCGCGCGGGCGTGCTGACGGTCTTCGGCGTCCGACTGCTCCCGGCCATCGACCCCCTCGTCGCGGTCGGCGTCGCGGCCACTGCGCTCGCGGTCGTCGCCGTCAGTGCGACGCTCGCGACCGTCGCCATCGTCCGGGCGTCGCCGGCCGCCCTCCTCCGGGACCGCAGCGGGAGCGAAAGCGGGGGTGCCGTCCGTGAGTGA
- a CDS encoding ABC transporter permease has product MIGSRLRAAFGIAAAQLRHYRVRTALAVVGVALAVVTIVVLTGVGVSALSVGEAGVTRIDADLWATAGPSSFAPGAVGSVNNQLLDAHEVTREIEDHEDVAGARAVAFQTVYVGEESGEYETIVGAGTTGNGSRFEIEEGRTFSGGDAHYANGSYDGPMSGEVLIDKRAAEQLDIEVGDEIHVGGTLVAADENSFTVVGLTNDVARFIGAPTVVMHLSELQEVSGSTGVDPASTIIIQLEDGADDERVREELAASYPDLSIRTNSEQFEAILRSQSAIIASAVTLAALAVASGIAIVTNVFGLLVYHQRRQLAALKASGVSVSTLLVVTLVEGLVVGGIGAGIGLLLAAPSIEGINLAVGYLGFEDIIDAPRWVFGLGVGLAFVVGVIGAVVAGWRTVRVSPIEHLPR; this is encoded by the coding sequence ATGATCGGCTCGCGGCTCCGGGCGGCGTTCGGCATCGCGGCCGCACAACTGCGGCACTACCGGGTCCGGACGGCGCTTGCCGTCGTCGGCGTCGCCCTGGCGGTCGTGACCATCGTCGTTCTGACGGGCGTGGGAGTGAGCGCGCTGTCGGTCGGCGAAGCCGGCGTCACCAGGATCGACGCCGACCTGTGGGCGACGGCCGGCCCGTCCAGTTTCGCGCCCGGCGCCGTCGGGAGCGTGAACAACCAGTTGCTCGACGCCCACGAGGTGACCCGCGAGATCGAGGACCACGAGGACGTCGCCGGGGCGCGAGCCGTCGCCTTCCAGACCGTCTACGTCGGCGAGGAGTCCGGCGAGTACGAAACCATCGTCGGGGCCGGCACCACCGGCAACGGCTCGCGGTTCGAAATCGAGGAGGGCCGGACGTTCTCGGGCGGCGACGCCCACTACGCCAACGGCAGTTACGACGGGCCGATGTCCGGCGAGGTGCTCATCGACAAGCGGGCGGCCGAGCAACTGGACATCGAGGTCGGCGACGAGATACACGTCGGCGGGACGCTGGTGGCGGCCGACGAGAACAGCTTCACCGTCGTCGGCCTGACGAACGACGTCGCGCGGTTCATCGGCGCGCCGACGGTCGTGATGCACCTCTCGGAACTGCAGGAGGTGTCGGGGTCGACCGGCGTCGATCCCGCCTCGACGATCATCATCCAACTCGAGGACGGCGCCGACGACGAGCGAGTCAGAGAGGAACTCGCGGCGTCGTACCCGGACCTCTCCATCCGAACGAACAGCGAACAGTTCGAGGCCATCCTGCGCAGCCAGTCGGCCATCATCGCAAGCGCCGTGACCCTCGCGGCGCTCGCAGTCGCCAGCGGTATCGCCATCGTGACGAACGTCTTCGGACTGCTCGTCTACCACCAGCGGCGCCAGCTGGCGGCGCTGAAGGCCAGCGGCGTCTCCGTGTCGACGCTCCTGGTCGTGACGCTCGTCGAGGGCCTCGTCGTCGGCGGGATCGGAGCCGGCATCGGACTGTTGCTGGCAGCCCCGAGCATCGAGGGCATCAACCTCGCGGTCGGCTACCTCGGTTTCGAGGACATCATCGACGCCCCGCGGTGGGTGTTCGGCCTCGGCGTCGGCCTCGCCTTCGTCGTCGGCGTCATCGGGGCCGTCGTCGCGGGGTGGCGAACCGTCCGCGTCTCGCCCATCGAACACCTGCCGCGTTGA